The Sphingopyxis sp. BE259 nucleotide sequence ACCTCTGGATCGACGAGCGCCGCGCCGCCGGGCGCCGCGGCCCGCATCAATCGATTGACGGCGACGTTGTGCAGATCGCCGGCGACGGGATCGCCGAGGTCGAGGTCGGCGCTTTGCGCGGCGACGTCGATGGCGCGATGGCGCGGTTGCCCGACGAGCAGCGTGAGGTCGTCATGCTCGTGCTCGTCGAAGGCTATGCCTACCGCGAAGCCGCGGACATATTGGAGGTGCCGATCGGCACCGTCACCTCGCGCCTGGCGCGCGGGCGCGAAACATTGATCCATTATCTGGGAGAGGCAGCATGAGCTTTGACCCCGACATCGTCGCGGCGTTCGTCGACGGCGAACTCGACGACCTGACGGCACGCCGGGTCGAACGCGACGCGGCCAGCGACACGGCTTTGGCGGCAGAGATTGCGCGCCTGCGGGCGCTGCGAAGCCAATTGACCGCCCATTATGACCCCATTGCCGAAGAAGCCGTGCCCGAGCGCCTGCGCGCGCTGTTGGTCGCGGATGGCAAGGTCGATACCAGTTTGGACGCCCGCCGCGCCATCAAGCGGCCGCGCTTTGAAGCGATGCATTGGGGGGCGCTGGCGGCATCGCTGGTGATCGGCCTGACGATCGGGTTGCAGCCATGGGGGCCGACCGCCGATGTGACGAGCGACAATGGCGTGCTTGTGGCGTCTGGACCGCTGGCCGACGCGCTCGATACCCGGCTGGCATCGAACCAGGCCGCCGACGCTTCGGTACGGATCGGGCTCAGCTTCCGCGACAACGCCGGTCGCTATTGCCGCAGTTTCGAAAGCGGCACGATCGACGGTATCGGCTGCCGCGCCGACGGCGGCTGGCAACTGGAACGCACCCGGCGTGGGCAGCCGCGCGGCGACTATCGCCAGGCGGCGTCGGGCGAACTGGCGGCGATGGCGGCCAGCATGATGGTCGGCGAACCGCTGGGCGCCGAAGCCGAGCGCACCGCCCGCGACAGCGGGTGGGCGCCGCGATAGGTCGGCGGCCGGGCGTCGTGTCGCCTTGTGGCCGGCATCGGCCGCCAATCAGGCCGCCCACGGGTTGACCGGCTGATGCCGCGATGAAATGCTTTCAAATTGGGTCTTAATGTCGCCGTTGCGGCACCGTTAAAATATGCAAAATACGAAGTTTATTCACGGTTAGCGATCAGGTTCGTCTGTAATCCGCCTTGCTTCGCTTATTGAGAGTTAACTATGACCAGCAATAACGTTGAATAATAATGACTTTTTTGATATTATCATGGGCCAGGATTGATGTTTGTCGCGATATGGATCGGGAACTGTCGTTCCCTGACGCTGCTTCGATAAGGTGGACGACATGAATCAGCATCGCTTCTCCCCTCCTGCCGACGAGCGGGATGCTGCCGTCGCCGATACCGATCGCCGCGGCGCAGATCGGTATCGCACCGTCTGGCGGATCGCAAAGGTCATGCGGAATGGTGACGCGGGCCTGTGGCGGGTCCGCAATATGTCCGATCGCGGCATGATGCTGGCCGCTGATGTGCCGATCAGCGTCGGCGAACGGCTTGAAATCGCGTTGTCGGATACGGTGACACTGATCGGGCATGTCGTCTGGTCGAAAGAGGGGCGCTGCGGCGTCGCCTTCGACAAAGAGGTCGATGTCGCCGACGTTCTGAAACAATTGGCAGCCGAACAGCGCGCCACCGGCTATCGCCAGCCGCGCCTGCCGGTGCATAGCC carries:
- a CDS encoding RNA polymerase sigma factor — translated: MRFEDELVALLPRLRRFARGLTRHASDADDLCQAAIERALKSRDQWQHGTRLDSWMYRITRNLWIDERRAAGRRGPHQSIDGDVVQIAGDGIAEVEVGALRGDVDGAMARLPDEQREVVMLVLVEGYAYREAADILEVPIGTVTSRLARGRETLIHYLGEAA
- a CDS encoding anti-sigma factor — translated: MSFDPDIVAAFVDGELDDLTARRVERDAASDTALAAEIARLRALRSQLTAHYDPIAEEAVPERLRALLVADGKVDTSLDARRAIKRPRFEAMHWGALAASLVIGLTIGLQPWGPTADVTSDNGVLVASGPLADALDTRLASNQAADASVRIGLSFRDNAGRYCRSFESGTIDGIGCRADGGWQLERTRRGQPRGDYRQAASGELAAMAASMMVGEPLGAEAERTARDSGWAPR
- a CDS encoding PilZ domain-containing protein; amino-acid sequence: MNQHRFSPPADERDAAVADTDRRGADRYRTVWRIAKVMRNGDAGLWRVRNMSDRGMMLAADVPISVGERLEIALSDTVTLIGHVVWSKEGRCGVAFDKEVDVADVLKQLAAEQRATGYRQPRLPVHSRAQAVTDEGTGNIELVDLSQHGAGFLHDGHFEVGKELDLILAGGVKRRAIVRWSRAGRGGLWLTQPLDRADLESIHRFQG